In the genome of Polaribacter sp. MED152, one region contains:
- a CDS encoding BatA domain-containing protein gives MQFQNPEILYFLALLIIPILVHLFQLQKFKKVPFTNVAFLQKIEQQSRKSSSLKKWLILANRLLLFSAILFAFSQPYLGKKNDKKDNQFFIYLDNSSSLNTKGERGNLFKISVQEVIENTPKNAIYSLQTNSDFFQNLDYSALKNKLLSLEINSQEAKKSNILLKIQSKNKAETKDLDEVILISDFQNTYINEFTNVTPSTSAIKVNASTKTNLSIDSVFISGRTNNNLTVNVIIKNQGEAKNNVPIAIFNNKEPLSKQAFSIEENTQKKIEFTLQDKPIQLGKIEITFNDTFLFDNTFYFSLNNAKKINVLSIGKGTEYLSKIYAKEEFNFISSTAKNTNYNSFENQDIIILNELENLPQILINSLNTFSEKGGTLVLIPNSNSNLNSYNLLLSKFGKTKLQSKISDTLKITSINFDHPLFKNVFSKNVKNFQFPKVNSYFPIKGSNSSSIIDFENKLSFISEIKGSNGNLYLLSSSLSKENSNFLNSPLIVPVFYNFGKLSYQNSELYYYLNEENKIDVNVSLEKDHILTMSNQASTFIPIQQTYQNKVSIVTEDTPVSAGFYFVLKDKDTLQTLAYNNPKQESLLNFLDLKLLKETNKNIKIEDSITSVFKEINEKNEVQWLWKWFLTLAIVSLLLEILILKFYKT, from the coding sequence ATGCAATTCCAAAATCCTGAAATTTTATATTTTCTAGCACTCTTAATTATACCAATTTTAGTGCATCTTTTTCAGCTACAAAAATTTAAAAAAGTACCATTTACAAATGTTGCTTTTTTACAAAAAATAGAGCAACAAAGTAGAAAGAGTTCAAGCCTAAAAAAATGGTTAATATTAGCCAATAGATTACTATTATTTTCAGCGATACTTTTTGCATTTTCTCAACCCTATTTAGGTAAAAAAAATGATAAGAAAGATAACCAATTTTTCATTTATTTGGATAATTCTTCTAGTTTAAACACGAAAGGAGAGAGAGGGAATCTGTTTAAAATTTCGGTGCAAGAGGTAATTGAAAATACTCCTAAAAATGCTATTTATTCATTACAAACTAATTCAGATTTCTTTCAAAATTTAGACTATTCAGCGCTTAAAAATAAGCTCTTATCATTAGAAATAAATAGCCAAGAAGCTAAAAAAAGCAATATTCTCTTAAAAATACAGTCAAAAAACAAAGCCGAAACTAAAGATTTAGATGAAGTTATTTTAATATCTGATTTTCAGAATACTTACATTAACGAGTTTACAAATGTAACACCCAGTACTTCTGCTATAAAAGTGAATGCCAGCACAAAAACCAACCTTTCTATTGACAGTGTTTTTATTTCTGGAAGAACCAACAATAACCTTACTGTAAATGTTATTATAAAAAATCAGGGTGAAGCAAAAAACAACGTTCCTATTGCAATATTTAACAACAAAGAACCTTTAAGCAAACAAGCTTTTTCAATAGAAGAAAACACACAAAAGAAAATTGAATTCACACTTCAAGACAAACCAATTCAGCTAGGTAAAATTGAGATAACTTTTAACGATACTTTTCTGTTTGACAACACATTTTATTTTTCACTAAACAATGCTAAAAAAATTAATGTTTTAAGCATTGGAAAAGGAACTGAATACTTATCTAAAATCTACGCAAAAGAGGAGTTTAATTTTATATCATCAACAGCAAAAAACACCAATTATAATTCTTTCGAAAATCAAGATATTATCATTCTAAATGAATTAGAAAATTTACCTCAAATTTTAATAAACAGTTTAAATACATTTTCTGAAAAAGGAGGCACTTTAGTTTTAATTCCGAATTCAAATTCAAATTTGAATTCCTATAATTTGCTGCTTTCTAAATTTGGTAAAACAAAATTACAATCGAAAATTTCGGATACTTTAAAAATCACTTCTATAAATTTTGACCACCCACTTTTTAAAAATGTTTTTTCTAAAAATGTGAAGAATTTTCAATTTCCAAAAGTAAATAGCTACTTCCCTATTAAAGGCTCAAATAGTAGTTCAATTATAGATTTTGAAAACAAATTATCATTTATATCAGAAATTAAAGGCTCTAATGGTAATTTGTACTTATTATCAAGTTCACTATCCAAAGAAAATAGTAACTTCTTAAATTCACCCTTAATTGTGCCTGTTTTCTACAATTTTGGAAAATTAAGTTATCAAAATTCAGAATTATACTATTATTTAAATGAAGAAAACAAGATTGATGTAAATGTAAGTTTAGAGAAAGATCATATTTTAACAATGTCCAACCAAGCATCAACCTTTATTCCCATACAACAAACCTACCAAAACAAAGTTAGTATCGTTACAGAAGACACACCAGTTTCTGCTGGATTTTACTTTGTTTTAAAAGATAAAGATACTTTGCAAACTTTAGCTTATAACAATCCTAAACAAGAGAGTTTATTAAATTTTCTTGATTTAAAATTACTAAAAGAGACAAATAAAAATATTAAAATAGAAGACAGCATAACTTCTGTTTTTAAAGAAATTAACGAAAAAAACGAAGTTCAATGGCTTTGGAAATGGTTTTTAACCTTGGCAATTGTATCTTTGCTACTAGAAATTTTGATTTTAAAATTCTATAAAACATGA
- a CDS encoding dihydroorotase family protein yields the protein MSTLLKNATIVDASSPYHHQQKDILINNGIIEKISDSISADDTTNIIELENLHISCGWFDTSVSLGEPGFEERETIANGLKVAAESGFTAIAVNSNTNPVIDSKSDVEYLINKARNSGVTLYPIAALTQKSEGKELAELYDMQQSGAIAFSDYNKPVESDNLMKVALLYAQNFDGLVLSFPKNNSISGEGIVNEGINSTKLGLKGTPTLAEHIQIDRDLFLLEYTGGKLHIPTISTAKSVDLIKEAKMKGLQVTCSVSAHHLTLTDNELHGFDSRFKTNPPLRTDKDRKALVKGIKSGVIDIITSDHNPIDIEHKKVEFSEAKDGVIGLETLFPATNTVLDLDDLINALTTKPRAIFGLESTSIKEDNKVDITLFNPDNNFIFTDKHIASTSKNSPFVGKKLKGEVYGIYANNQLTLK from the coding sequence ATGAGTACGCTTCTAAAAAACGCAACTATTGTAGATGCTTCAAGTCCTTATCATCATCAGCAAAAAGACATTTTAATTAATAATGGAATCATTGAAAAAATTTCAGATTCAATTTCTGCAGATGATACAACTAATATTATTGAATTAGAAAATTTACATATTTCTTGTGGATGGTTTGATACTAGCGTTTCTTTGGGAGAGCCTGGTTTTGAAGAAAGAGAAACAATAGCTAATGGTTTAAAGGTTGCTGCTGAAAGTGGTTTTACAGCTATAGCTGTAAATTCTAATACTAACCCTGTAATTGACTCAAAATCTGATGTGGAGTATTTGATTAATAAAGCTAGAAATTCTGGAGTAACTTTATACCCAATTGCAGCTTTAACTCAAAAAAGTGAAGGGAAAGAATTAGCCGAATTATATGATATGCAACAATCTGGAGCTATTGCTTTTTCTGACTACAATAAACCTGTTGAGAGTGATAATTTAATGAAAGTTGCACTTTTGTATGCTCAAAACTTTGATGGTTTAGTGCTTAGTTTTCCAAAAAATAATTCAATTTCTGGAGAAGGAATTGTTAATGAAGGAATTAATAGCACTAAATTAGGCTTGAAAGGAACACCTACTCTAGCAGAACATATTCAAATTGATAGAGATTTATTTTTACTTGAATATACTGGAGGCAAGCTACACATACCTACAATTTCTACAGCAAAATCTGTAGATTTAATAAAGGAAGCTAAAATGAAAGGCTTGCAAGTAACCTGCAGTGTATCAGCTCATCACTTAACACTTACAGATAATGAATTACATGGTTTTGATAGTAGATTTAAAACAAATCCACCATTAAGAACAGACAAAGACAGAAAAGCATTAGTAAAAGGTATAAAATCTGGAGTGATTGATATCATTACATCAGACCACAACCCAATAGACATTGAACATAAAAAAGTAGAATTTAGTGAAGCTAAAGATGGTGTAATTGGTTTAGAAACTTTATTCCCTGCCACTAATACTGTTTTAGATTTAGATGATTTGATAAATGCTTTAACCACAAAACCTAGAGCTATTTTTGGATTAGAATCTACAAGCATTAAGGAAGATAATAAGGTAGATATCACTTTATTTAATCCTGATAACAACTTCATTTTTACAGATAAACATATAGCATCAACCTCTAAAAACAGTCCTTTTGTGGGTAAAAAATTAAAAGGAGAAGTTTATGGTATTTATGCAAACAACCAATTAACTCTAAAATAA
- a CDS encoding alpha/beta hydrolase, which translates to MNLEHIVREPLVKSENPPLLILLHGYGSNKEDLFSFAEELPKELLIISAQAPIEMGYGGYAWYAINFDNVNGKFSDLKQAKESIDKIAIFIDDVKTKYNTNPNKTFLLGFSQGAILSYSLSLFYPNKVNHVIALSGYINVDLLPDNIPTNIKTDYYISHGIVDQVLPIDWARKSKPFLDSLNLESVYSEYKVGHGVAPQNFYSFKSWIEDRL; encoded by the coding sequence ATGAATCTAGAACACATTGTTAGAGAACCATTAGTAAAATCTGAAAATCCACCTTTGTTAATTTTACTACATGGATATGGAAGTAATAAAGAGGACTTATTTTCTTTTGCAGAGGAATTACCTAAAGAACTTTTAATAATAAGTGCACAAGCACCGATTGAAATGGGTTATGGAGGTTACGCATGGTATGCCATTAATTTTGATAATGTAAATGGTAAATTTTCTGATTTAAAACAAGCTAAAGAATCTATAGATAAAATTGCAATTTTTATAGATGATGTAAAAACAAAATACAATACAAACCCAAATAAAACTTTTTTATTAGGTTTTAGTCAAGGAGCTATTCTAAGTTATTCACTAAGTTTATTTTACCCAAACAAAGTAAATCATGTTATTGCTTTAAGTGGTTATATAAATGTTGATTTATTACCAGATAACATACCCACAAACATAAAAACAGATTACTACATTTCTCATGGAATTGTAGATCAGGTTTTACCAATTGATTGGGCTAGAAAAAGCAAACCTTTTTTAGATAGCTTAAATTTAGAAAGTGTTTATTCTGAGTATAAAGTTGGTCATGGAGTAGCACCTCAGAATTTTTATAGTTTTAAAAGTTGGATTGAAGATAGACTATAA
- a CDS encoding ATP-binding protein, with protein MEASKIDDIFIDLITDFSGLIIKVIKGKFLDQDFKLGQSIFDTCPFLEVTLQSLPDSELFVIESMLIVSEGREFNVDLELFKSTENISIIIHNRSNVYKSVNHLNQSRNDLYFLKREIAEKNKELIRLREIADKANSEKSRFLAMMSHEVRNPLNVILGYTELINKEETSLMAQEYLKYITISGRNLKVIVDDILDLSRVEAGKLVLASEPMSISSIIEQIKNNYQGSHKDLDIELEFNVSDNLPEEVLGDDVRLIQILTNLINNSIKFTPRGTVTTSVELLFSDTDKALISFKVKDTGRGMTPEQADKIFDEYQQNRLSDNRMHNGVGLGLSIVKRLVDVMEGRIKVDSLKNYGTTISIDIPFKLDANADSRIAGVSDDNSAVSLKGKKVLVADDNFLNLSIVSHILDKEEAEHTLVKDGIEAISAMNKSTFDIVLLDINMPNLKGDELIKRKEEMKQSNSEIPFLALTANNSKEDIEIYKGLGFAGVIPKPFTAIQFVEILKSHL; from the coding sequence TTGGAAGCTTCTAAGATAGACGATATATTTATAGACTTAATAACCGATTTTAGTGGACTTATTATTAAGGTTATTAAAGGTAAATTTTTAGACCAAGATTTTAAACTAGGTCAATCTATTTTTGATACTTGCCCTTTTTTAGAAGTTACTTTACAGTCTTTACCAGATAGCGAATTATTTGTAATTGAGAGCATGCTAATTGTTTCTGAAGGCAGAGAATTCAATGTAGATTTAGAGCTTTTCAAATCCACAGAAAATATTTCAATCATTATTCACAATAGATCTAATGTTTACAAGTCTGTAAATCATTTAAATCAAAGTAGAAATGATTTATATTTCTTAAAAAGAGAAATAGCAGAAAAAAACAAAGAACTTATTAGACTTCGTGAAATTGCAGATAAAGCAAATTCAGAAAAATCTCGATTTTTAGCAATGATGAGTCATGAAGTTCGTAACCCTTTAAATGTAATTTTAGGATACACAGAGCTAATCAATAAAGAAGAAACTTCCTTGATGGCTCAAGAGTATTTAAAATACATTACCATTTCTGGTCGTAACTTAAAGGTAATTGTAGATGATATTTTAGATTTATCTAGGGTAGAAGCAGGTAAGCTTGTTTTGGCAAGTGAGCCAATGAGTATTTCATCTATTATTGAGCAAATAAAAAATAATTATCAAGGTAGTCATAAAGATTTAGATATTGAACTAGAATTTAATGTTTCAGATAATCTGCCAGAAGAAGTTTTGGGAGATGATGTACGTTTAATTCAAATACTTACCAACTTAATAAATAACTCTATAAAATTTACACCAAGAGGAACTGTAACTACCTCTGTAGAATTACTTTTTTCTGACACAGACAAAGCTTTAATTTCTTTTAAAGTAAAAGATACAGGTAGAGGAATGACGCCTGAACAAGCTGATAAAATCTTTGATGAATATCAGCAAAATAGGTTAAGTGACAATAGAATGCATAATGGAGTTGGTTTAGGTTTATCAATTGTAAAAAGGTTGGTAGATGTTATGGAAGGTAGAATTAAAGTAGATAGTTTAAAAAACTATGGTACTACAATTTCTATTGATATTCCATTTAAATTAGATGCTAATGCAGATTCTAGAATTGCTGGTGTTTCTGATGATAATTCAGCTGTTTCTTTAAAAGGTAAAAAGGTTTTAGTTGCAGATGATAACTTTTTGAATTTAAGTATTGTATCTCACATTTTAGATAAAGAAGAAGCAGAACACACTTTGGTTAAAGATGGTATAGAAGCTATTTCTGCCATGAATAAAAGTACTTTTGACATTGTTCTTTTAGATATTAATATGCCAAACTTAAAAGGTGATGAGCTTATTAAGCGTAAAGAAGAAATGAAGCAATCTAATTCAGAGATTCCTTTTTTAGCTTTAACAGCCAACAACTCTAAAGAAGATATAGAAATATATAAAGGTTTAGGTTTTGCAGGTGTTATACCTAAACCATTTACAGCTATTCAGTTTGTAGAGATCTTAAAAAGTCATTTATAA
- a CDS encoding Rab family GTPase translates to MIAKKVLLVGNFGVGKTSLIRRFVLNEFSEDYISTIGVRVSTKILNVEEEEMKLLIWDVAGTSDDEKIPKAYFLGASAAMYVFDLNREETYINVDAKIQELKEISGLDTILLVGNKKDLLSDERIEEIRATCPLPINAITSAKDNDSVEEAFREIVVQSLK, encoded by the coding sequence ATGATTGCAAAAAAAGTTTTATTGGTTGGAAATTTTGGAGTAGGAAAAACTTCATTGATAAGAAGATTCGTTTTAAACGAGTTTTCTGAAGACTATATTAGTACAATTGGAGTAAGAGTAAGTACCAAAATTTTAAACGTAGAAGAAGAAGAAATGAAGCTTCTTATTTGGGATGTTGCTGGTACTAGTGATGATGAAAAAATTCCAAAAGCTTATTTCTTAGGTGCTAGTGCTGCCATGTATGTTTTCGATTTAAACAGAGAAGAAACTTATATTAATGTAGATGCTAAAATTCAAGAATTAAAAGAAATATCTGGTTTAGATACTATTTTATTGGTTGGTAATAAGAAAGATTTATTATCAGATGAAAGAATTGAAGAAATTAGAGCTACATGTCCTTTGCCTATTAACGCAATCACTAGTGCAAAAGATAACGATAGTGTAGAAGAAGCATTTAGAGAGATTGTTGTTCAATCATTAAAATAA
- a CDS encoding MBL fold metallo-hydrolase: protein MKKAKKQLEITFLGTGTSQGIPMIASKDPVCLSDDVKDKRLRSSILISWDDVSYVIDCGPDFRQQMIREDVQLVNGVLFTHEHADHTAGLDDLRPYCYKIGEMPIYLNARTLKSLEQRFEYIFSKENRYPGAPSVEPTIVDKDPFFINDVTIIPLEVMHGRLPVTSYRIQDFAYLTDVKFVVEEEKKKLQNLDVLVVNALRIEEHPTHFNLQEALDFVAELKPKRTYFTHISHKLGFHEEVSNNLPENVFLAFDGLKITV from the coding sequence ATGAAAAAAGCTAAAAAACAACTTGAAATAACGTTTCTTGGTACAGGTACTTCACAAGGTATACCTATGATTGCAAGTAAAGATCCTGTATGTTTATCTGATGATGTAAAAGACAAACGATTACGCTCTTCTATTTTAATTTCTTGGGATGATGTGTCTTATGTAATTGATTGTGGCCCAGACTTTAGGCAACAAATGATTAGAGAAGATGTACAGTTGGTTAATGGAGTTTTATTTACTCACGAACATGCAGATCATACAGCTGGTCTAGATGATTTAAGGCCCTATTGCTATAAAATAGGAGAGATGCCTATTTATTTAAATGCACGAACTTTAAAAAGTTTAGAACAACGTTTTGAGTATATTTTTAGCAAAGAAAACAGGTATCCAGGAGCACCAAGTGTTGAGCCTACTATTGTAGATAAGGATCCGTTTTTTATAAATGATGTAACCATAATTCCTTTAGAAGTTATGCATGGTCGATTGCCTGTTACTTCATACCGAATTCAGGATTTTGCTTACCTAACAGATGTTAAGTTTGTGGTAGAAGAAGAAAAAAAGAAATTACAAAATTTAGATGTTTTAGTAGTAAATGCTTTACGAATAGAAGAACATCCAACTCACTTTAACTTGCAAGAAGCTTTAGATTTTGTTGCAGAATTAAAACCAAAAAGAACTTATTTTACGCATATAAGTCACAAATTGGGCTTTCATGAAGAAGTGTCTAATAATTTACCCGAAAACGTTTTTCTAGCTTTTGATGGCCTAAAAATTACTGTGTAG
- a CDS encoding RNA polymerase sigma factor, which translates to MTEELTLITELQNSKTKEIAFRKLITTYKERLYWHIRKIVISHDDADDVLQNTFIKIFKNIDGFNNNSKLYSWMYRIATNEAITFINKRAKERNVDITEYNKSVASTLQSDVFFDGDEIEIILQQAIAALPEKQKLVFNMKYFDEMKYDEISQILDTSVGALKSSYFHAVKKIENYIKTTTN; encoded by the coding sequence TTGACAGAAGAACTTACCTTAATAACAGAATTACAAAATTCTAAAACAAAAGAAATTGCTTTTCGTAAGTTAATAACTACGTATAAAGAGCGTTTGTATTGGCATATTCGTAAAATTGTTATTAGTCATGATGATGCAGATGATGTTCTTCAAAATACATTCATAAAAATATTTAAGAATATAGATGGCTTTAACAATAACAGTAAACTTTATTCTTGGATGTATAGAATTGCAACCAATGAAGCTATTACTTTTATTAACAAAAGAGCCAAGGAAAGAAATGTAGATATTACTGAATATAACAAATCTGTTGCTAGCACTTTACAAAGTGATGTTTTTTTTGATGGTGATGAAATAGAAATTATTTTACAGCAAGCCATAGCAGCTTTACCAGAAAAACAAAAGCTTGTTTTTAACATGAAGTATTTTGACGAAATGAAATATGATGAAATTTCACAAATTTTAGATACCTCTGTAGGAGCCTTAAAATCATCCTATTTTCATGCCGTAAAAAAAATAGAAAATTATATTAAAACAACTACAAATTAA
- a CDS encoding sensor of ECF-type sigma factor: MSIFFSWSLSAQKPSESREKIKALKIAYLTEQLNLTTTEAEKFWPIYNAHDKEHNALRYKMRTAIKNAIDKNTSVDNISEKEAQDLIQLKLETDKKIYQSQSAFISNVKKVLSYKKIMKLQVAEMEFGRKLMRKYKRKRKE; encoded by the coding sequence TTGAGCATATTTTTTAGTTGGTCTTTGTCTGCACAAAAGCCAAGTGAAAGCAGAGAAAAAATTAAAGCGTTAAAAATTGCTTATTTAACAGAGCAATTAAATTTAACGACTACAGAAGCAGAAAAATTTTGGCCAATTTATAATGCGCACGATAAAGAGCACAATGCTTTGCGTTATAAAATGAGAACAGCCATTAAAAACGCAATAGATAAAAACACTAGCGTAGATAATATCTCAGAAAAAGAAGCACAAGATCTAATTCAATTAAAACTAGAAACAGATAAGAAAATTTATCAATCTCAAAGTGCTTTTATCTCTAATGTAAAAAAAGTACTTAGCTATAAAAAAATCATGAAGCTACAAGTTGCAGAAATGGAATTTGGCCGAAAATTAATGAGGAAATATAAGCGTAAACGAAAAGAATAA
- a CDS encoding chloramphenicol acetyltransferase: MKYLDVDTWNRKQHYTHFKSLENPSFAVTVNVDVTKVYKKAQKEEHPFFVLYLHACLKALNSVENFRYRIHDDKIAIYDVIHASATIARKDNTFGFSFINFEEDFYLFNENFKKEKKRILNSTDLFPPINSDDCMYCSALPWFSFTGHKEPVSGVKNDSIPKLAFGKTFIEKDQLKMPVAITVNHALVDGYHIGLFFEEFQSQLDKNT, from the coding sequence ATGAAATATTTAGACGTTGATACTTGGAACAGAAAACAGCATTATACTCATTTTAAAAGTTTAGAAAATCCTTCTTTTGCAGTTACCGTAAATGTAGACGTAACCAAGGTTTATAAAAAAGCGCAAAAAGAAGAACACCCTTTCTTTGTATTGTATTTGCATGCTTGCTTAAAAGCATTAAACTCAGTTGAAAATTTTAGATACAGAATTCATGATGATAAAATCGCTATTTATGATGTAATTCATGCATCTGCAACTATAGCTAGGAAAGATAATACTTTCGGATTTTCATTTATCAATTTCGAAGAAGATTTTTATCTTTTTAATGAAAATTTTAAAAAAGAAAAAAAACGAATATTAAACTCAACAGACTTATTTCCTCCAATAAATTCAGACGATTGCATGTATTGCTCTGCATTGCCTTGGTTTTCATTCACAGGTCATAAAGAGCCAGTTTCTGGTGTAAAGAATGATAGTATACCTAAACTTGCTTTCGGAAAAACGTTTATAGAAAAAGATCAACTAAAAATGCCAGTGGCAATTACGGTAAATCATGCATTGGTAGATGGTTATCATATTGGGTTATTTTTTGAAGAATTTCAAAGCCAATTAGATAAAAACACCTAA
- a CDS encoding HAD family hydrolase — translation MNKNIKVIAFDADDTLWVNETYFREAEEEFAKLLSKYETKNKIDQELFKKEIQNLKFYGYGIKGFVLSMIECALELSNYNIQPKTIEAIVNIGKKMLEKPIELLDGVEEVLKSLQGKYKLIVATKGDLLDQERKLEKSNLLKYFHHIEVMSDKKEKDYTKLINHLDIQPSELLMIGNSLKSDVLPLIKIGASAIHIPFHTTWMHEEVTEQEKQNETYKTLASIKELPSLL, via the coding sequence ATGAATAAGAATATTAAAGTTATAGCCTTTGATGCAGATGATACTTTATGGGTTAACGAAACTTATTTTAGAGAGGCAGAAGAAGAATTTGCAAAATTGCTTTCGAAATACGAAACCAAAAATAAAATAGATCAGGAATTATTTAAGAAAGAAATTCAAAATCTTAAATTTTATGGTTATGGTATTAAAGGGTTTGTACTGTCTATGATAGAGTGTGCTTTAGAATTGTCTAACTATAATATTCAACCTAAAACCATAGAAGCTATTGTAAATATTGGTAAGAAGATGTTAGAAAAACCAATTGAACTTTTAGATGGAGTAGAAGAGGTTTTAAAATCTTTGCAAGGCAAATACAAACTAATTGTTGCAACAAAAGGCGATTTACTAGATCAAGAACGTAAGTTAGAAAAATCTAATCTCTTAAAGTATTTTCATCATATAGAAGTGATGAGCGATAAAAAAGAGAAAGATTACACCAAGCTTATTAATCATTTAGATATTCAACCATCAGAATTATTAATGATTGGTAACTCTTTAAAATCTGATGTATTACCACTAATTAAAATTGGTGCATCTGCAATACATATTCCTTTTCATACAACTTGGATGCATGAAGAAGTAACAGAACAAGAAAAACAAAACGAAACTTATAAAACATTGGCAAGTATTAAAGAATTGCCATCACTTTTATGA
- the kdsB gene encoding 3-deoxy-manno-octulosonate cytidylyltransferase has product MNTIAMIPARYKASRFPGKLMKNLGGKSVILRTYEAALQTNLFDDVFVVTDSDIIYNTITEAKGKAIMSKKEHECGSDRIAEAVLDLDVDIVVNVQGDEPFIDTESLTKLIQVFKEDAKKQVDLASLKVQITEKEDIENPNNVKVITDVNNMAIYFSRSVIPYHRDDAVDVKYFKHKGVYAFRKQALIDFYHTPITPLEAAEKIEAIRYQEIGKKIKMVETSVESIGIDTPEDLEKAIKLLENHE; this is encoded by the coding sequence ATGAATACAATTGCAATGATTCCTGCACGTTATAAAGCGTCTCGTTTTCCAGGTAAATTGATGAAAAACTTAGGTGGTAAATCTGTTATTTTAAGAACCTATGAAGCAGCCTTACAAACAAATTTGTTTGATGATGTTTTTGTAGTTACAGATTCAGATATTATTTACAACACAATTACAGAAGCAAAAGGAAAAGCAATTATGAGCAAAAAAGAGCACGAATGTGGCTCAGACAGAATTGCTGAAGCTGTTTTAGATTTGGATGTAGATATCGTTGTAAATGTGCAAGGAGATGAGCCCTTTATAGATACAGAATCGTTAACTAAATTAATTCAAGTTTTTAAAGAAGATGCTAAGAAACAAGTCGATTTGGCTTCACTAAAAGTTCAAATTACAGAAAAGGAAGATATAGAGAATCCAAATAATGTTAAGGTAATTACCGATGTTAATAATATGGCTATTTACTTTTCTAGAAGCGTTATTCCTTATCATAGAGATGATGCAGTTGATGTAAAATACTTTAAACATAAAGGTGTTTATGCTTTTAGAAAACAAGCGTTAATCGATTTTTATCATACACCAATTACACCTTTGGAAGCTGCTGAAAAAATTGAGGCTATTCGTTACCAAGAAATAGGTAAAAAAATAAAAATGGTAGAAACATCTGTAGAATCTATAGGTATAGATACACCAGAAGATTTAGAAAAAGCTATAAAACTTTTAGAAAATCATGAATAA
- a CDS encoding lmo0937 family membrane protein — protein sequence MRSILWLVAVICIIVWLLGFLGLAPGIATGNLIHILLVVAIIAVLYNLISGRKPLN from the coding sequence ATGAGAAGTATATTATGGTTAGTAGCAGTTATTTGTATTATTGTTTGGTTATTAGGCTTTTTAGGTCTAGCACCAGGAATTGCAACAGGAAATTTAATTCACATCTTATTAGTTGTAGCAATTATTGCAGTATTATATAATTTAATATCAGGTAGAAAACCTTTGAACTAG
- a CDS encoding 6-carboxytetrahydropterin synthase has product MPKVTVHRKAHFNAAHRLYRKDWSDEKNFDVFNKCSNPNFHGHNYELIVSLTGEINKETGYVYDLGILKNLIKSEIEECFDHKNLNVEVPEFQELNPTAENICVVTYDKLRKHLPTDLELKITLYETPRNFVSYSGE; this is encoded by the coding sequence ATGCCTAAAGTTACAGTTCACAGAAAAGCACATTTTAATGCTGCACATCGTTTATACAGAAAAGATTGGTCTGATGAGAAAAATTTTGATGTTTTTAATAAGTGTAGCAATCCTAACTTTCATGGGCATAATTATGAATTAATTGTTTCTTTAACTGGAGAAATTAATAAAGAAACAGGCTACGTTTATGATTTAGGAATTCTGAAAAACCTTATTAAATCTGAAATTGAAGAATGTTTTGATCATAAAAATTTGAATGTTGAAGTTCCAGAATTTCAAGAATTAAATCCGACAGCAGAAAACATCTGTGTTGTAACTTATGATAAGCTTAGAAAGCATTTACCAACTGACTTAGAGCTGAAGATTACACTTTACGAAACGCCTAGAAATTTTGTGAGTTATTCTGGTGAATAA